In a genomic window of Erigeron canadensis isolate Cc75 chromosome 5, C_canadensis_v1, whole genome shotgun sequence:
- the LOC122601224 gene encoding uncharacterized protein LOC122601224 has translation MLEVSPWKGVVRFIKRGKLAPRYIGPFEITERIGVVAYRLKLPLELSNVHDVFHVSNLKKCLADETRNVPLNEIRVDSNLSFKEEPVEIMEREVKKLKRHKYTIVKVRWNSHRGPEFTWEREDQMKLKYPHLFA, from the coding sequence ATGCTTGAAGTGTCGCCTTGGAAAGGTGTAGTAAGATTCATTAAGAGGgggaaactagctccaagatatATTGGACCGTTCGAGATTACAGAGAGAATAGGTGTTGTTgcttaccgtttgaaacttcccctTGAACTTAGTAATGTTCACGATGTATTCCATGTATCGAACCTTAAGAAGTGCTTAGCTGATGAGACGAGAAACGTTCCTTTAAACGAAATACGTGTAGATAGTAACTTAAGCTTCAAGGAAGAACCTGTTGAGATTATGGAACGGGAGGTCAAAAAGCTCAAAagacataagtatactattgtgaaagttcgttggaactcccaTAGAGGCCCAGAGTttacttgggaacgagaagatcaaatgaagcttaagtatccacacTTGTTCGCCTAA